Proteins encoded by one window of Archaeoglobus veneficus SNP6:
- a CDS encoding TIGR00295 family protein: protein MLLLKPRLELPEVVGRLWDKYNLPENVRMHCRAVAELAVRIAEAARVRGYDVDIEAVRLGALLHDIGRAYSHGLDHFVISGEILRKEGLDEKIIRIAERHFSSGITAEEAKALGLPAKDFMPETLEEKIVAFADNLIFGDRVGSFEEFMKRLDSIQENRWIVERSKERAVRLKAEIERVSGLKF, encoded by the coding sequence GTGCTTCTTCTGAAACCTCGCTTAGAGCTTCCTGAGGTCGTTGGGAGACTCTGGGATAAGTACAATCTGCCTGAGAACGTTAGGATGCACTGCAGGGCTGTTGCGGAACTTGCGGTCAGGATAGCGGAGGCTGCGAGGGTAAGGGGCTACGACGTTGACATCGAAGCGGTGAGACTTGGCGCTCTGCTGCACGATATAGGAAGAGCCTACAGCCATGGACTCGATCACTTCGTGATAAGCGGGGAAATACTCAGGAAGGAAGGACTGGACGAAAAGATAATCAGAATTGCTGAAAGGCACTTTTCTTCCGGAATAACTGCAGAGGAGGCGAAAGCTCTCGGTTTGCCAGCGAAAGATTTCATGCCTGAAACCCTCGAAGAAAAAATCGTCGCGTTTGCCGACAACCTCATCTTTGGCGATAGGGTGGGTAGCTTCGAGGAGTTTATGAAGAGACTCGACAGCATACAGGAGAACAGGTGGATAGTTGAGAGAAGCAAGGAAAGGGCGGTAAGACTGAAGGCAGAAATCGAGAGAGTTTCTGGATTAAAGTTTTGA
- a CDS encoding DUF5749 family beta-barrel protein translates to MQDLICKYVYKDGKEFGESIDVYKDRLIIKVGTDFFAVSLDRVEKVEGDKVYIKDFDSKEAIEEGKKWIEEKSKPVSLEELKAYGFGEES, encoded by the coding sequence ATGCAGGACTTAATCTGCAAATACGTGTATAAGGACGGCAAGGAGTTCGGAGAGAGTATAGACGTTTACAAAGATAGATTAATCATCAAGGTTGGCACGGACTTTTTCGCCGTTTCTCTCGATAGGGTGGAGAAGGTTGAGGGCGATAAGGTATACATCAAGGACTTTGACAGCAAGGAAGCTATAGAAGAGGGCAAGAAGTGGATTGAGGAAAAATCGAAGCCTGTAAGTCTCGAAGAGCTCAAAGCCTATGGGTTCGGTGAGGAAAGCTGA
- the pth2 gene encoding peptidyl-tRNA hydrolase Pth2: MGYKQVIVVRDDLNLSRGKLAVQVAHAAILGYELADRRAVEEWKREGQKKIVLRVENIQKLMEIKEKAAKSGLPTAVVRDAGLTEVPPGTVTAVVIGPDEERRIDKITGNLPLLK, encoded by the coding sequence ATGGGGTACAAGCAGGTCATCGTCGTAAGAGACGACCTGAATCTGTCAAGGGGTAAGCTCGCCGTTCAGGTTGCGCACGCAGCCATACTCGGCTACGAGCTTGCAGACAGGAGGGCTGTTGAGGAGTGGAAAAGAGAGGGCCAGAAAAAGATAGTTCTGAGGGTTGAAAATATTCAGAAGCTCATGGAGATAAAAGAGAAGGCTGCAAAATCTGGCCTTCCGACGGCTGTTGTTAGAGATGCTGGTCTTACTGAAGTTCCACCCGGAACCGTTACTGCGGTGGTTATCGGCCCGGACGAAGAAAGGCGCATCGATAAAATAACGGGAAATCTTCCTCTTTTAAAATAA
- a CDS encoding glycosyltransferase, whose translation MEHSIKKVGLVSRYPPVHCGVAEYTKMVVSALRSLNPRLEVYVFSTDEAGNEAWQDELGVHVIPCYPRFASDYSMLLNALSEVSVDVLHLQHEYGIYGMGREVINALSKAKEEGLAKKTVVTMHTVDHPYTERKDTLKFQASLNSVDAVIVHSPLQEFELQIQGVEAPRLHRIPHGTLINPYLCYTRSYLAKSLGLQDEFSGVVLAVPGFLRRDKGIDVLLDALEMLRDMRFTLLIAGESKDPKVHDLVSASTSAKTIIMEKYLSSDEILRVVALADAIVLPYRDRHGAYAVSGILHLSMGGLKPIVGSRTPRLVELYQFAPRLTVPPGEPGELARKIAWLVENYDYAVAYMTELYGYAARTQWIRMAHRHLKLYQNLLTCSSI comes from the coding sequence TTGGAACATTCAATCAAGAAGGTGGGCCTCGTTTCAAGGTACCCTCCCGTGCATTGCGGCGTAGCGGAATACACGAAGATGGTAGTATCGGCCCTTCGCTCCCTCAATCCCCGGCTTGAAGTGTACGTCTTCTCGACTGATGAAGCGGGCAATGAGGCTTGGCAGGATGAGCTTGGTGTTCATGTTATACCATGCTATCCCCGATTTGCATCTGACTACTCCATGCTGCTCAACGCACTGTCGGAAGTTTCCGTTGATGTTCTCCACCTCCAGCACGAGTACGGTATCTATGGAATGGGCAGGGAAGTAATCAACGCTCTCTCGAAGGCGAAAGAGGAGGGACTTGCAAAAAAGACCGTTGTAACCATGCACACTGTAGACCATCCATACACTGAAAGGAAGGATACACTGAAGTTTCAGGCCTCTCTCAACAGTGTAGATGCTGTAATCGTTCACAGCCCTCTACAGGAGTTCGAGCTGCAGATACAGGGAGTCGAAGCCCCAAGACTGCACAGGATACCGCACGGAACGCTCATCAACCCATACCTCTGCTACACGAGAAGCTATTTAGCAAAAAGTCTCGGCTTGCAGGATGAGTTCAGTGGAGTCGTGCTTGCTGTGCCCGGCTTTCTACGAAGGGATAAGGGCATAGATGTACTGCTCGATGCCTTGGAAATGCTCAGAGACATGAGGTTCACCCTTCTAATAGCCGGCGAGTCCAAAGACCCGAAGGTGCACGACCTCGTGTCTGCAAGCACTTCGGCCAAGACCATAATTATGGAGAAGTACCTCTCCAGTGACGAAATACTGCGTGTTGTAGCGCTGGCCGATGCAATAGTTCTGCCATACAGGGACAGGCACGGAGCTTACGCTGTCAGCGGGATACTTCATCTGTCCATGGGAGGGCTGAAGCCAATAGTTGGCAGCAGAACTCCAAGGCTCGTGGAGCTATATCAATTCGCCCCCCGCCTGACAGTTCCTCCCGGAGAGCCTGGAGAGCTCGCCAGAAAAATAGCCTGGCTTGTGGAAAATTACGATTATGCCGTAGCTTACATGACCGAACTTTATGGATATGCTGCGAGAACCCAGTGGATAAGGATGGCTCACCGCCACCTGAAACTATATCAGAACTTGCTGACGTGTTCCAGTATTTGA
- a CDS encoding protein-L-isoaspartate O-methyltransferase: MEGVEDKLYDEKRRRMVERLKDELNLSDRVAQALLKVPRHLFVPYQYRSESYVDTPLPIGSGQTISAPHMVAIMCELLDLKPGEKVLEVGGGSGYHAAVVAEIVGKEGKVIAIERYPELAERAKKLLEELGYDNIEIVVGDGSKGYEKEAPYDKIYVTAAAPDIPEPLIEQLKPGGRMLIPVGDYVQYLYIVDKKPDGSIEKKRWGPVRFVPLVGEYGFRR; encoded by the coding sequence ATGGAAGGCGTGGAAGACAAGCTTTACGATGAGAAAAGAAGGAGAATGGTGGAAAGACTGAAGGACGAGCTCAACCTGAGCGACAGGGTAGCCCAAGCTCTGCTTAAGGTTCCACGTCACCTCTTTGTACCTTACCAGTACCGCAGCGAATCTTATGTCGATACACCCCTTCCCATTGGAAGCGGGCAGACCATAAGCGCGCCACACATGGTGGCCATAATGTGCGAACTCCTCGATCTCAAGCCTGGAGAGAAGGTTTTAGAGGTTGGTGGTGGAAGCGGCTACCACGCTGCCGTGGTTGCGGAAATTGTTGGCAAAGAGGGAAAGGTTATTGCAATTGAGCGCTATCCGGAGCTTGCAGAAAGAGCGAAAAAACTGCTGGAGGAGTTAGGCTACGACAACATCGAAATAGTCGTTGGAGACGGAAGTAAAGGCTACGAGAAGGAGGCACCCTATGACAAGATATACGTGACCGCTGCAGCACCAGACATTCCTGAACCGTTGATAGAACAGCTAAAGCCTGGAGGTAGAATGCTAATCCCCGTAGGCGACTATGTACAGTACCTATACATAGTTGACAAAAAACCAGACGGGAGCATTGAAAAGAAGAGATGGGGTCCTGTTCGATTCGTGCCCTTGGTTGGAGAGTACGGTTTCAGACGTTAA
- a CDS encoding NTP transferase domain-containing protein gives MLALVMCGGKGSRLGMGEKPLVKVCGKRLIEHVLDALWPCEEVLGAVTDYTPETAAFLRREGIEVVKTSGAGFVEDMCEAITSLSIAEPVLVVAADLFFLKDVIPEVINAYYTVSTRALATAYPDGEYAGINVVDGMFLGDEQEEVIYRVGRNEVLNINTPDDLIRAEELWKAWKTSFTMRKEGEWWKD, from the coding sequence ATGCTCGCACTTGTAATGTGCGGTGGAAAGGGCTCACGCCTCGGCATGGGCGAGAAACCCCTCGTGAAGGTCTGTGGAAAGAGACTCATCGAGCACGTTCTCGATGCTCTATGGCCGTGCGAAGAGGTGCTTGGGGCAGTAACCGATTACACGCCCGAGACCGCAGCATTCCTGAGAAGAGAAGGAATAGAGGTCGTCAAAACGTCTGGAGCTGGATTTGTTGAGGACATGTGCGAGGCAATCACCAGCCTGTCCATTGCCGAGCCTGTTCTTGTTGTTGCGGCAGACCTCTTCTTTCTGAAGGACGTGATTCCCGAAGTGATCAACGCGTACTATACGGTTTCAACACGGGCTCTCGCCACAGCCTATCCCGATGGAGAATATGCTGGCATTAATGTTGTAGACGGAATGTTTTTAGGGGATGAGCAGGAAGAAGTAATTTACAGAGTTGGAAGGAATGAAGTGCTGAACATCAACACACCCGACGATTTGATAAGGGCTGAGGAATTATGGAAGGCGTGGAAGACAAGCTTTACGATGAGAAAAGAAGGAGAATGGTGGAAAGACTGA
- the cobS gene encoding adenosylcobinamide-GDP ribazoletransferase — translation MDALRGALGFFTTLPVGRDIESYESLRRKLFVIPIAGFIAGIIAGVAAYGLALASLGFLSIVAILLVEGINHIDGLADFGDALFVDRSRKKEVLKDTRLGTGGCLSICLYIVAVSFSSALLEPIQLCLTLIVLEVSAKLAMLLLLTTSKPLWSGLASSIMEFANVRQFIYGLIIAVILLIPIQLTFPALQLLAFSIALALAFRAYVMRAFGGINGDIAGALNCLTIAAGLCVVVACSHL, via the coding sequence GTGGATGCTTTGCGCGGAGCTCTTGGCTTTTTCACGACACTACCCGTGGGGAGAGATATTGAAAGTTATGAGAGTCTCCGCAGAAAGCTCTTCGTAATACCCATTGCGGGCTTTATTGCCGGTATCATCGCCGGTGTTGCTGCATATGGTCTTGCGCTTGCCAGCCTCGGTTTCCTGTCTATCGTGGCTATCCTGCTGGTTGAGGGGATAAACCACATTGATGGCCTTGCAGATTTTGGTGACGCGCTCTTCGTCGATAGGTCGAGGAAGAAAGAGGTTTTGAAGGACACCCGCCTTGGAACTGGAGGGTGTCTCTCCATCTGTCTGTACATAGTAGCAGTCTCTTTTTCATCCGCATTACTTGAACCCATCCAGCTCTGTCTCACCTTGATAGTCCTTGAGGTTTCAGCAAAGCTCGCAATGCTGCTTTTACTTACCACATCGAAACCGCTATGGAGTGGTCTTGCCAGCAGCATTATGGAGTTCGCAAACGTGAGGCAGTTCATTTACGGCCTGATCATCGCTGTCATCCTTTTGATACCCATTCAGCTCACATTTCCAGCCCTTCAGCTCCTGGCCTTTTCCATTGCCCTTGCCCTTGCATTTAGAGCGTACGTGATGCGCGCATTCGGCGGCATTAACGGAGACATCGCTGGAGCGCTTAACTGCCTGACCATTGCTGCTGGCCTTTGCGTGGTGGTTGCATGCTCGCACTTGTAA
- a CDS encoding 16S rRNA methyltransferase: MLRLVLLEASLERVPASIARHPAVVSDARRRKKKPTEIILDDSKHHAAMKNLPNREKRGRPDIVHACLLAALDSELNQAGQLEIFIHTIGGEIIRVSGETRIPRNYNRFVGLMEDLFRKRVIEADGVRLLEILDSSLESIILQPTVLMREGGEAFRPDARTVCIGAFPHGDFDPSTLEVLERCNARQASIGNRHYTSLYVTYKVICSYEVIL, encoded by the coding sequence ATGCTCAGACTCGTGCTTCTCGAAGCTTCCCTCGAAAGGGTTCCCGCATCCATAGCGAGACATCCTGCAGTGGTTAGCGACGCCAGGAGGAGGAAGAAAAAGCCCACTGAGATTATACTCGACGACTCGAAGCATCATGCGGCGATGAAGAACCTGCCAAACAGGGAAAAGAGGGGAAGGCCGGACATAGTCCACGCATGTCTGCTCGCTGCCCTCGATTCGGAGCTGAATCAGGCAGGCCAGCTCGAAATCTTCATCCACACCATCGGAGGGGAGATAATAAGAGTAAGTGGTGAGACAAGGATTCCGAGGAACTACAACAGGTTCGTGGGTCTTATGGAAGACCTTTTCAGGAAGAGGGTTATAGAGGCTGACGGCGTTAGACTGCTGGAAATCCTGGATTCAAGCCTTGAAAGCATTATCCTCCAGCCTACTGTTCTGATGAGGGAGGGTGGTGAGGCTTTCAGGCCTGATGCCAGAACCGTATGCATAGGTGCGTTCCCACACGGTGATTTTGATCCTTCAACTCTCGAAGTCCTCGAAAGGTGCAATGCCAGGCAGGCATCCATAGGAAACAGGCACTACACGAGCCTCTACGTCACGTACAAGGTAATATGCAGCTATGAGGTGATCCTATGA
- the thiL gene encoding thiamine-phosphate kinase, protein MNEFELIRIASRIFSTDRQDVIVGPGEDDCAVVEINGKNIVLTADVLHEKTDFPEGIKAEEIGHLSLAVNLSDLAAMGAKPLYFIHTVTLSRKWINEFEDMMKGMKKLAERYGVAVVGGDIDFGDELSIAGFAVGVADRFVTQSGAKPGEFVCLTGPLGKAQLSLEQLFSGMSREKIAYPESLFTPEPRVREGMEVAKHAGAMTDISDSLAISLHLIAEKSRVGIEIRSDLLPLDHLTPYVGEEKALELFLYSGGDYELVYTSNECTHGFVIGRVVEEKGVRIDGEEIEFRGYMHKPD, encoded by the coding sequence ATGAACGAGTTCGAGCTGATACGAATAGCATCGAGAATCTTCTCCACAGACAGGCAAGACGTCATCGTAGGCCCGGGAGAAGACGACTGCGCGGTTGTAGAGATAAACGGAAAAAACATCGTGCTCACTGCAGACGTCCTGCACGAGAAGACTGACTTTCCCGAAGGCATAAAGGCTGAAGAGATAGGCCACCTCAGCCTTGCTGTGAACCTGAGTGATCTTGCAGCCATGGGTGCAAAACCCCTTTACTTTATCCACACTGTAACACTAAGCCGGAAGTGGATTAACGAGTTCGAAGATATGATGAAAGGGATGAAAAAGCTCGCAGAGAGGTACGGCGTGGCGGTTGTAGGAGGAGACATAGACTTTGGTGATGAGCTCAGCATTGCAGGCTTTGCAGTTGGGGTTGCCGATAGATTCGTTACTCAGAGCGGTGCTAAGCCTGGCGAATTCGTCTGCCTTACCGGCCCCCTCGGAAAGGCCCAGCTTAGCTTGGAACAGCTATTCTCCGGCATGAGTAGAGAGAAGATAGCGTATCCCGAAAGCCTCTTTACGCCGGAACCAAGGGTAAGGGAGGGGATGGAGGTAGCAAAGCATGCGGGTGCAATGACAGACATAAGCGACAGCCTCGCAATATCGCTACATCTCATTGCAGAGAAGAGCAGGGTAGGAATTGAAATCAGGAGTGATCTGCTTCCACTTGACCACCTGACTCCCTACGTTGGTGAAGAAAAAGCCCTTGAGCTCTTTCTGTACTCTGGAGGAGATTACGAGCTTGTTTACACCTCAAATGAATGCACTCACGGATTTGTTATCGGAAGGGTCGTGGAAGAAAAAGGTGTCAGGATCGATGGCGAGGAAATCGAGTTCAGGGGATACATGCATAAACCAGACTGA
- a CDS encoding universal stress protein: MILVGLDGSNASFAALDFAIEEAKIRNTKVVAIHSLFGGDRTKSEDVIRGEEILEEARKRAEEAGVEIETHLLVRGNEPGYDIVSYAEEIDASLIVVGVRRRSAVGKLILGSVAQYVILNAKRPVVAVK; this comes from the coding sequence ATGATACTTGTTGGCCTCGACGGAAGCAACGCGAGCTTCGCTGCCCTCGATTTTGCAATAGAGGAAGCAAAGATAAGAAACACAAAGGTTGTTGCAATACATTCCCTTTTTGGCGGGGACAGAACAAAGTCCGAAGACGTTATCAGAGGTGAAGAGATTCTTGAAGAAGCGAGAAAGCGGGCTGAGGAGGCGGGAGTTGAAATAGAAACCCACCTCCTCGTCAGGGGCAACGAGCCGGGATACGACATAGTTAGTTACGCGGAGGAAATCGACGCATCACTCATCGTCGTGGGTGTGAGAAGGAGAAGTGCCGTGGGAAAGCTTATCCTTGGAAGTGTTGCTCAGTACGTTATTCTGAATGCGAAGCGGCCGGTTGTTGCCGTCAAGTAG
- a CDS encoding cofactor-independent phosphoglycerate mutase, with the protein MKRLILIPDGMADWKSEKLNGKTPLEYADTPNMDYIADEGACGLAKTVPDGFEPGSDIANLTILGVDVAKYYTGRGPIEALARGVEAKMAFRCNLVYVENGVMVDYSGRRIGDDEARKVIEVLNKELATDWLHFHAGRGYRHILAFDREFEPVKTTPPHDITGKEISSYLPRDGELAELLRNLMEKSTEIMQSVTEKANMIWPWSGGKIPSFPDFEKTRGVRGVMISEVDLLQGIGRGLGFEVVEVEGATGYVDTNYKGLAKAALRALKRRDFVVLHTEGIDEISHEGDLDGKIEAIEIYDEKIVGYLLDRLDLEEVKILLLPDHPTPVKVRTHVAEPVPFAIHGVKRDDVKNFSERACKKGRFGLIDGLKLMDVFFDSR; encoded by the coding sequence ATGAAAAGGCTCATTCTCATCCCTGACGGCATGGCTGACTGGAAAAGTGAAAAGCTCAATGGAAAAACCCCCCTTGAATATGCTGATACTCCAAACATGGATTATATCGCGGACGAGGGAGCATGTGGCTTAGCCAAGACCGTTCCCGACGGTTTTGAGCCGGGAAGCGACATAGCAAACCTCACGATTCTCGGGGTTGACGTTGCGAAGTACTACACGGGCAGGGGGCCGATCGAGGCCCTTGCGAGGGGTGTAGAGGCAAAGATGGCATTTCGGTGTAACCTCGTTTACGTTGAAAACGGCGTAATGGTGGATTACAGCGGGAGAAGGATAGGCGACGATGAAGCAAGGAAGGTAATAGAGGTGCTGAACAAGGAGCTCGCAACTGACTGGCTTCACTTTCACGCCGGGCGGGGATACAGACACATCCTCGCTTTTGACAGAGAGTTTGAACCTGTTAAAACAACACCTCCTCACGACATAACGGGAAAGGAAATTTCTTCCTACCTGCCCCGGGATGGAGAGCTCGCAGAATTGCTCAGAAACCTCATGGAGAAATCGACAGAGATCATGCAGAGTGTAACGGAGAAGGCAAACATGATATGGCCCTGGAGTGGTGGAAAAATACCCTCTTTCCCGGACTTCGAAAAAACGAGGGGTGTTAGAGGGGTAATGATCTCGGAAGTGGATTTACTTCAGGGGATAGGCAGGGGCCTCGGATTTGAAGTGGTTGAGGTTGAAGGGGCAACAGGCTACGTTGACACCAACTACAAGGGCCTCGCAAAGGCAGCACTGAGGGCCCTGAAAAGAAGAGACTTCGTGGTTCTGCACACCGAAGGAATCGATGAAATAAGTCACGAGGGCGACCTGGATGGTAAAATCGAGGCAATCGAAATTTACGACGAAAAAATAGTTGGCTACCTGCTCGACAGGCTCGACCTCGAAGAAGTGAAAATACTGCTGCTACCCGACCACCCTACGCCGGTTAAAGTGAGAACGCATGTTGCTGAGCCTGTACCATTTGCCATCCACGGCGTTAAGAGGGATGACGTGAAGAATTTCTCGGAAAGAGCATGTAAAAAGGGCAGATTTGGCCTGATTGATGGGTTAAAGCTTATGGACGTCTTTTTTGATTCCCGTTAG